A region from the Melioribacter roseus P3M-2 genome encodes:
- the tsaB gene encoding tRNA (adenosine(37)-N6)-threonylcarbamoyltransferase complex dimerization subunit type 1 TsaB, with product MKNSNPILSIETSGEVCSVAFYKNENDLFELNFVRKNIHSEKIFDMIEFGRSNFGIQISDIDSVAVSIGPGSFTGLRIGMTVAKSIAMGLNKPIIPVPTFDAAAFHLIMELPQNTKFGILKKASINDFYYAKYLSGVKSYTIVDELQLILKEEVEKKAADADIVYADNYNLPETRKITAPTALHIAVWASEFGEKVTDYDYLEPFYLKKFIARVKNEKND from the coding sequence ATGAAAAATAGCAATCCGATATTGTCAATCGAAACTTCGGGCGAGGTTTGCAGCGTTGCTTTTTATAAAAATGAAAACGACCTGTTCGAGTTAAACTTTGTACGAAAAAATATTCATTCGGAAAAGATATTCGATATGATTGAATTCGGAAGGTCGAACTTTGGAATTCAAATTTCGGATATCGATTCTGTGGCGGTTTCTATCGGACCGGGTTCCTTTACCGGACTCAGAATCGGAATGACCGTTGCCAAGTCGATTGCGATGGGATTGAATAAACCGATAATTCCCGTTCCCACTTTCGATGCGGCGGCATTCCATTTAATTATGGAGTTGCCGCAAAATACAAAATTCGGCATTCTCAAAAAGGCCAGCATAAACGATTTTTATTACGCAAAATATTTGTCTGGCGTAAAATCCTATACTATTGTAGATGAGTTGCAATTGATATTAAAAGAAGAGGTTGAAAAAAAGGCGGCGGATGCGGATATTGTATACGCCGATAATTATAATTTACCGGAAACGCGAAAAATAACGGCTCCGACTGCATTGCATATTGCCGTTTGGGCGAGTGAATTCGGGGAAAAAGTTACGGATTATGATTACCTCGAACCTTTTTATTTAAAAAAATTTATAGCCAGGGTAAAAAATGAAAAGAACGATTAA
- a CDS encoding biotin--[acetyl-CoA-carboxylase] ligase — MFNIEEFDIKLDTEIIGRNFVYCDEVESTNDLLLKSKDFNQHGAVLLAEYQTHGKGRKNREWISNSGQNLTFSILLKQNYPEKKINLINLLSSLAVAQALENLYQLNVELKWPNDVLVNKKKIAGILLESTSKGKKIEKLVVGVGINVNQPNFPGKFEIQPTSIRKEFKSIVSRERLLSEFLNLFEYLLDTALEKPDKILNDWRERCKMIGEKVKIIQDKQTLIGVFDDIDDDGYLILKTADKVEKIHYGDVSLR; from the coding sequence GTGTTTAATATTGAAGAATTCGATATTAAGCTCGACACTGAAATTATAGGACGAAATTTTGTCTATTGCGACGAGGTTGAGTCGACAAACGACCTTCTTCTTAAATCCAAGGATTTCAATCAGCACGGAGCCGTCTTACTGGCTGAATACCAAACGCACGGCAAAGGCAGAAAAAATCGGGAATGGATTAGCAATTCGGGACAAAATCTAACTTTTTCTATATTACTCAAACAGAATTATCCCGAGAAAAAAATTAATCTCATAAATTTGCTTTCTTCTCTCGCGGTTGCTCAGGCGCTGGAAAATTTATACCAATTAAACGTAGAACTGAAATGGCCTAACGACGTTTTGGTAAATAAGAAGAAAATTGCAGGAATACTGCTTGAATCGACATCCAAAGGGAAAAAAATCGAAAAACTCGTAGTGGGCGTCGGAATTAATGTTAATCAGCCGAATTTTCCGGGCAAATTCGAAATTCAACCCACCTCTATCAGGAAAGAATTCAAATCGATAGTGAGCCGTGAACGACTATTAAGCGAGTTTTTGAATCTGTTCGAATACCTGCTCGATACAGCCTTGGAAAAGCCGGATAAAATTCTGAACGATTGGCGCGAACGCTGCAAGATGATAGGCGAAAAAGTTAAGATAATTCAGGATAAGCAAACTCTTATTGGAGTTTTTGACGATATTGACGACGACGGATATTTAATCCTGAAAACCGCCGATAAGGTCGAAAAAATTCATTACGGCGATGTAAGTTTAAGATAA
- the dnaK gene encoding molecular chaperone DnaK gives MGKIIGIDLGTTNSCVAVMEGNEPVVIPNSEGGRTTPSVVAFTKNGEILVGQPAKRQAITNPKNTVFSIKRFMGRRIDEVQQEIKEVPYEVVGSDNGSARVKIGDRLYSPPEISAMILQKMKKTAEDYLGQEVTEAVITVPAYFNDAQRQATKDAGEIAGLKVRRIINEPTAAALAYGLDKKHKDQLVAVYDLGGGTFDISILQIGEGVFEVKSTNGDTHLGGDDFDQRLINYLADEFQKQEGIDLRKDPMALQRLKEAAEKAKIELSSSAQTDVNLPFITATQDGPKHLNITITRAKFEQLIDDLIQKTVEPCEKAMKDAGVTPSQIDEVILVGGSTRIPKVQEVVKKIFGKEPHKGVNPDEVVAIGAAIQGGVLAGDVKDVLLLDVTPLSLGIETLGGVMTVLIPANTTIPTRKSEIFSTAADNQPSVEIHVLQGERPMAADNRTLGRFHLDGIPPAPRGVPQIEVTFDIDANGILHVSAKDKATNKEQSIRITSSSGLSKEEIEKMKQEAKAHAAEDKKKKEAVEIRNNADNLVFQTKKQINELGDKLPADKKSRLESEIQKVEDALKSNDVDQIKSAADSLTKVWNEVAQTLYQQQGQPGAQQTPGDGSAKAESEPKTEGDVEDASYEVVDDDK, from the coding sequence ATGGGAAAAATAATTGGAATTGACTTGGGTACTACTAATTCGTGTGTCGCTGTAATGGAAGGCAACGAACCGGTAGTTATTCCTAATTCTGAAGGCGGACGAACTACTCCGTCCGTAGTGGCATTTACAAAAAACGGTGAAATTCTAGTAGGACAACCTGCCAAAAGACAGGCTATAACAAATCCGAAAAATACCGTCTTTTCGATTAAACGTTTCATGGGAAGACGTATCGACGAAGTTCAACAGGAAATAAAAGAAGTTCCTTATGAAGTCGTAGGATCGGATAACGGTTCGGCACGCGTCAAGATTGGAGACAGACTCTATTCTCCGCCTGAAATTTCGGCAATGATTCTGCAAAAGATGAAAAAAACCGCCGAAGATTATCTCGGTCAGGAAGTTACAGAAGCTGTTATTACGGTGCCTGCATATTTCAACGACGCTCAAAGACAGGCTACTAAAGACGCGGGCGAAATTGCGGGATTGAAAGTAAGAAGAATTATAAACGAGCCCACAGCCGCAGCTCTTGCTTACGGTCTCGATAAAAAACATAAAGACCAGTTGGTTGCCGTTTATGACTTGGGCGGTGGTACGTTCGATATCTCGATTCTTCAGATTGGCGAAGGCGTTTTCGAAGTTAAATCGACAAACGGCGACACTCATTTAGGCGGCGACGATTTCGATCAACGATTGATTAATTATCTCGCCGACGAATTCCAGAAACAGGAAGGAATTGATCTGAGAAAAGATCCGATGGCGCTGCAGAGACTGAAAGAAGCAGCTGAAAAAGCTAAAATTGAACTTTCTTCGTCTGCTCAAACCGACGTTAATTTACCGTTTATCACTGCTACTCAAGACGGTCCCAAACACCTTAACATAACTATTACAAGAGCAAAATTCGAACAATTGATAGACGACCTGATCCAAAAGACGGTCGAGCCGTGTGAAAAAGCGATGAAAGACGCAGGCGTAACTCCGTCTCAAATTGACGAAGTAATCCTGGTCGGCGGTTCTACTCGTATTCCCAAGGTTCAGGAAGTCGTTAAGAAAATTTTCGGCAAAGAGCCTCATAAAGGCGTTAATCCTGATGAAGTTGTCGCTATCGGAGCTGCAATTCAAGGCGGCGTGCTTGCAGGCGACGTAAAAGACGTTCTCTTGCTCGACGTTACTCCGCTTTCGCTTGGCATCGAAACTTTAGGCGGCGTTATGACTGTATTGATTCCCGCTAATACTACAATACCTACGCGCAAGAGTGAAATTTTCTCGACAGCTGCGGATAATCAACCTTCTGTAGAGATACACGTACTGCAAGGCGAGCGTCCGATGGCTGCAGATAACAGAACTCTCGGTCGATTCCATCTCGATGGAATACCGCCGGCTCCAAGAGGCGTGCCCCAGATAGAAGTAACTTTCGATATCGACGCTAACGGTATTCTGCACGTATCGGCTAAAGACAAAGCCACAAATAAAGAACAAAGCATTAGAATTACCTCTTCGAGCGGTCTGTCGAAAGAAGAAATCGAAAAGATGAAGCAGGAAGCCAAAGCTCACGCTGCCGAGGACAAGAAAAAGAAAGAAGCTGTTGAAATCAGAAACAACGCGGATAATCTGGTATTCCAGACGAAAAAACAGATTAACGAATTGGGCGATAAACTGCCCGCTGACAAGAAGAGCAGACTCGAAAGCGAAATTCAGAAAGTCGAAGACGCTCTGAAATCGAACGACGTCGATCAAATTAAATCCGCCGCTGACAGTCTGACAAAAGTCTGGAACGAAGTTGCTCAGACTCTCTATCAGCAACAAGGTCAGCCGGGAGCTCAACAAACTCCGGGCGACGGAAGCGCCAAAGCAGAATCCGAACCGAAAACTGAAGGCGATGTTGAAGACGCTTCCTACGAAGTTGTAGACGACGATAAATAA
- the accD gene encoding acetyl-CoA carboxylase, carboxyltransferase subunit beta, giving the protein MPWFRRKKENISPESKKTDIPDGQWSKCDDCGEIIHNRQLESNLWVCPKCNYHFRIGSDQYIAIIFDKGTFKEYDKKMKSGDPLRFEDTKKYTDRINDTIKKTGLYDAVRTGTGKINGKKSAMAVMDFRFIGGSMGSVVGEKIARITDVAYQNKIPLIIISQSGGARMMEGAFSLMQMAKTSARLARLAEAGIPYISVLTDPTTGGVTASFAMLGDVIIAEPKALIGFAGPRVIKQTIGKDLPEGFQRSEFLLENGFLDFIVNRKELKDKLSLMIDYLT; this is encoded by the coding sequence ATGCCCTGGTTCAGAAGAAAAAAAGAAAACATATCGCCCGAGAGTAAAAAGACCGATATTCCCGACGGACAATGGTCGAAGTGCGACGACTGCGGCGAAATAATACATAACAGGCAATTGGAATCGAATCTGTGGGTCTGTCCCAAATGCAACTATCATTTCAGAATCGGCAGCGACCAATACATTGCGATAATTTTCGATAAGGGCACGTTCAAGGAATACGACAAGAAGATGAAATCCGGCGATCCCCTCCGTTTCGAAGACACAAAGAAATATACCGACAGAATTAACGATACGATTAAGAAGACAGGACTTTACGACGCGGTAAGAACCGGTACGGGCAAGATAAACGGAAAGAAATCCGCAATGGCGGTAATGGATTTTCGTTTTATCGGCGGAAGTATGGGTTCGGTGGTGGGCGAAAAGATTGCGCGTATAACGGACGTGGCTTATCAAAATAAAATTCCTCTCATAATCATCAGTCAAAGCGGCGGAGCCAGAATGATGGAAGGCGCTTTCTCTTTAATGCAGATGGCAAAAACGAGCGCCCGTCTGGCAAGATTGGCCGAAGCGGGAATTCCATACATCTCCGTATTAACGGACCCCACTACCGGCGGAGTTACAGCAAGTTTTGCAATGCTGGGCGACGTTATCATTGCAGAGCCGAAAGCGTTGATCGGGTTTGCCGGACCAAGAGTAATTAAACAAACAATTGGAAAAGATTTGCCTGAAGGTTTTCAACGTTCCGAATTTCTTTTGGAAAACGGTTTTCTCGATTTCATCGTAAACAGGAAAGAACTCAAAGACAAACTGAGCTTGATGATCGATTATTTGACCTGA
- a CDS encoding Hsp20/alpha crystallin family protein has protein sequence MAETKDVMEVQSQTRKSWEEALERESWVAPLVDIYETDNDYYLNAYLPGVTKDNLKIKLEDEHLIIMGRINFDDVVNRKYVLKETETGNFYRSFKIGDSIDESNIEAHLENGILEIRLPKHERVKPRTIEIK, from the coding sequence ATGGCAGAAACAAAAGATGTAATGGAAGTTCAGAGCCAGACCCGGAAAAGCTGGGAAGAAGCTCTCGAAAGAGAATCCTGGGTTGCTCCTTTGGTAGATATTTACGAAACGGATAACGATTATTATCTCAACGCTTATCTGCCCGGCGTTACAAAAGATAATCTTAAAATAAAACTCGAAGACGAGCATCTGATTATAATGGGCAGAATCAATTTCGACGATGTAGTCAACAGAAAATATGTTCTGAAAGAGACAGAAACTGGAAACTTTTACCGCAGCTTCAAAATCGGCGATTCAATTGACGAGTCGAATATCGAAGCTCATCTCGAAAACGGCATACTCGAAATAAGACTGCCGAAACACGAAAGGGTAAAACCCAGAACTATTGAGATAAAATAA
- a CDS encoding DUF1573 domain-containing protein, whose product MKRTINLFVLLLLATGISKAQEKAPKIFSPEPEYDFGEIVEGETVNHEFVIMNKGEGKLVIERVRASCGCTAAMPSKKELEPGESAKIRMKFDSKGRYGQQFKHVYVFSNDPENSYLKLTFRANVVAKLSNQNPETAPNIELEKNKIDFGEIEEGAVKEAAIKIKNSGKSKLEIRDIKSACGCTAALMSSTVIEPGKETELKVKLDTKGREGDLVRTITIFSNDPDNPKQVITVSANIIRKK is encoded by the coding sequence ATGAAAAGAACGATTAATCTATTCGTCTTACTTTTGTTAGCGACAGGAATTTCTAAAGCGCAGGAAAAAGCTCCAAAAATATTTTCTCCCGAACCGGAATATGACTTCGGCGAAATAGTCGAAGGCGAAACGGTGAATCATGAATTTGTAATAATGAATAAAGGCGAAGGAAAACTTGTAATTGAAAGAGTGCGCGCTTCATGCGGATGCACTGCGGCAATGCCGTCCAAAAAAGAACTTGAGCCCGGAGAGAGCGCTAAGATAAGAATGAAATTCGATTCGAAAGGGAGATACGGACAGCAATTCAAACATGTATACGTTTTTTCCAACGACCCCGAAAATTCCTACCTCAAACTTACATTTCGCGCTAATGTAGTGGCTAAATTGTCGAATCAAAATCCGGAAACGGCTCCGAATATCGAACTTGAAAAGAATAAAATTGATTTCGGTGAAATTGAAGAAGGCGCCGTAAAAGAAGCTGCAATAAAGATAAAGAATTCCGGCAAATCGAAGCTCGAAATTAGAGATATTAAAAGCGCTTGCGGTTGTACTGCGGCTTTAATGTCGAGTACGGTTATCGAGCCCGGTAAAGAGACCGAACTGAAGGTTAAACTCGATACCAAGGGAAGAGAAGGGGATTTGGTAAGAACAATTACTATATTCAGTAACGACCCCGACAACCCGAAACAAGTAATAACTGTTTCCGCCAACATAATTAGGAAAAAATAA
- a CDS encoding cysteine desulfurase family protein: MKNIYLDNAATTPVDPRVVEKMLPYLNEYFGNPSSIHSYGRKARVAIEEAREVIAEFINCKPGEIYFTSSGTEANNFALSGISKTEFIESGRKSIITSLSEHHSVLETCDKLSTEGFTVRKSTIDKNTSVPVGNITGLIDDDTSLISIIHVNNETGIINNIEELSSQKPENIFLHTDGVQSFGKIKTDVKELGVDAFTASAHKIRGPKGVGFAFVKSGTPISPLIFGGAQERNRRGGTENVPAIVGFAEAVKIASDEMQSNYEYVKSLQKRFLDGLNSLNDKSFIINGEPLYFPYIVSVTLLSEYYNNDIEAVLMFLDINGVAVSSGAACTSGTLKPSHVLLNAGLKYEDAAGTIRFSFGTQNTPEEIDYTLEIIKKLLHKFRK, from the coding sequence GTGAAAAATATATATCTGGACAATGCGGCAACCACACCCGTAGACCCGCGAGTGGTCGAAAAAATGCTGCCGTATTTGAATGAATATTTCGGAAATCCTTCCTCGATTCATTCATACGGCAGAAAAGCTCGCGTTGCGATTGAAGAAGCCCGCGAAGTTATTGCAGAATTTATCAATTGCAAACCGGGCGAAATTTATTTTACAAGTTCCGGCACCGAAGCCAATAATTTTGCGCTCTCTGGAATTAGCAAAACTGAATTCATCGAATCCGGCAGAAAAAGCATAATTACATCTTTATCCGAACATCATTCGGTGCTTGAGACCTGCGACAAATTATCAACGGAAGGTTTTACAGTCCGTAAATCGACAATTGACAAGAATACATCTGTTCCTGTCGGAAACATAACAGGTTTAATCGATGACGACACGTCTTTAATTTCGATAATTCATGTTAATAACGAAACGGGAATCATAAATAATATTGAAGAATTATCCTCGCAAAAACCCGAAAATATTTTTTTGCATACAGACGGAGTACAGAGCTTCGGGAAAATAAAAACGGACGTAAAAGAGCTGGGAGTTGACGCTTTCACTGCATCGGCACATAAAATAAGAGGTCCGAAAGGAGTCGGTTTTGCTTTTGTTAAATCCGGGACTCCGATATCGCCCTTGATATTCGGAGGCGCTCAGGAAAGGAACCGCAGAGGCGGTACGGAAAATGTCCCGGCGATAGTTGGTTTTGCAGAGGCTGTAAAAATTGCTTCCGATGAAATGCAAAGCAATTATGAATATGTAAAATCATTGCAGAAACGATTTCTCGACGGTTTGAATTCCTTGAATGACAAAAGTTTTATTATAAACGGCGAACCGCTTTATTTCCCTTATATAGTAAGCGTTACTTTATTGTCGGAATATTACAATAACGATATCGAGGCTGTGCTTATGTTTCTTGATATTAACGGAGTGGCAGTTTCCAGCGGCGCTGCCTGTACTTCCGGTACACTCAAACCTTCACATGTTTTGCTGAACGCAGGATTGAAATATGAAGACGCCGCCGGCACGATCAGATTTTCGTTCGGCACACAAAATACTCCCGAAGAAATCGATTATACTCTCGAGATAATTAAAAAATTACTTCACAAGTTCCGTAAATAA
- a CDS encoding Hsp20/alpha crystallin family protein — MTLVKFEPLKELETLHDRIQRYFEDFTNFGFTFADNFNPRIDISEDNDSINVVAEIPGVKKENVKITLQDNILTIEGEKKKEEEKKEKNYYRSERVFGSFKRSFTLPTEVDADNVEAKFENGMLNIRLKKLNPKPKKEKVIELK; from the coding sequence ATGACACTCGTAAAATTTGAACCCTTAAAAGAACTCGAAACCTTACATGACAGAATCCAGAGATATTTCGAAGATTTCACCAACTTTGGTTTTACATTCGCCGACAATTTCAATCCTCGCATCGACATTTCCGAGGATAACGATTCGATCAATGTAGTTGCCGAAATTCCCGGCGTAAAAAAAGAAAATGTAAAAATTACACTGCAAGATAACATTTTAACCATAGAAGGCGAAAAGAAAAAAGAAGAAGAAAAGAAAGAAAAGAATTATTATCGCTCCGAGCGTGTTTTCGGTAGCTTCAAGAGGTCGTTCACGCTACCGACAGAAGTGGATGCAGACAATGTAGAAGCCAAATTCGAAAACGGCATGCTCAACATCAGACTCAAAAAATTGAATCCGAAACCAAAGAAAGAAAAAGTAATAGAGTTGAAGTAA